In Lacibacter sp. H375, one DNA window encodes the following:
- a CDS encoding RagB/SusD family nutrient uptake outer membrane protein gives MKQNIKSIIAASLAIVSMMGCNKKLEVLDENNPTTESYFKTAGELQNGVNAVYSSLRSAQLVGREWFFTHDMRGGECWSGGDQLEAPRAELLKQPSPATSNSVMSDVWTGCYRMINRANLVLSKAPAITDNTALRDRVVGEAKFLRGWAYFELVSQWGEVPLYTETISSAIGFKGKSPVADIYALIVKDLTEAAAALPASYGSADNGRATSGAANSLLGRALMQKGDYAAAKTALLKVYGKYSLVPNYLWNFDGDIKSDGGVTITAGHEFNAESIFEVVFVDKGDNNFNWGYIGEGSTSPLSTVRNQEYGITWGNVIPSDRFLNEFEANDPRYKFTIYEEGDNILTAPGAVDNINNPSVTPRQLTAAAMNIAKSTKNGVTIKRFFRKYSIYEYVNSGFHPGGINQRVIRYADVLLMLAECEAEVGTPAQAAIYINEVRSRPGVAMPPVSPATKNDALKAVMHERAVELGGEEVANIDVLRWRKKGYFPSLKPDPVPGQVDMFPIPAIETSTNPMIK, from the coding sequence ATGAAACAAAATATAAAATCAATTATAGCAGCATCATTGGCAATTGTTAGTATGATGGGCTGCAACAAAAAACTGGAGGTGTTGGATGAAAATAACCCAACAACGGAAAGTTATTTTAAAACAGCAGGCGAGCTGCAGAATGGCGTAAATGCTGTTTACTCAAGTTTAAGATCTGCGCAGTTGGTTGGACGGGAATGGTTTTTTACACATGATATGAGAGGCGGCGAATGTTGGTCTGGTGGAGATCAGTTAGAGGCACCAAGAGCTGAGTTGTTAAAGCAACCATCACCGGCAACATCAAACTCTGTAATGTCTGATGTATGGACTGGCTGCTACCGAATGATCAACAGGGCAAACCTGGTACTTAGTAAAGCACCTGCAATAACTGATAATACTGCACTAAGAGACCGTGTGGTTGGCGAAGCTAAATTTTTAAGAGGCTGGGCTTATTTTGAATTAGTATCACAATGGGGAGAAGTTCCGTTGTATACAGAAACAATTTCTTCTGCTATTGGTTTTAAAGGCAAATCGCCTGTTGCTGATATCTACGCTCTTATTGTAAAAGACCTCACCGAAGCTGCAGCTGCTTTGCCTGCAAGCTATGGTTCTGCGGATAATGGCAGAGCAACAAGTGGTGCAGCTAATTCTTTACTTGGCAGAGCACTTATGCAAAAAGGCGACTATGCTGCTGCTAAAACTGCATTGCTAAAAGTATATGGCAAATATTCGCTGGTACCTAATTACCTGTGGAATTTTGATGGTGATATAAAGAGTGATGGTGGTGTAACTATTACAGCCGGACATGAATTTAATGCTGAATCTATTTTTGAAGTTGTGTTTGTTGATAAGGGTGATAACAACTTTAACTGGGGTTATATTGGTGAAGGTTCAACAAGTCCGTTGAGTACAGTGCGTAATCAGGAGTATGGAATTACCTGGGGTAATGTCATTCCTTCAGACAGATTTCTAAATGAATTTGAAGCGAATGATCCGAGATACAAGTTTACTATTTACGAAGAAGGTGATAATATCTTAACAGCTCCCGGTGCTGTTGACAATATCAATAACCCATCAGTTACACCACGTCAACTTACTGCTGCTGCAATGAACATTGCAAAAAGCACAAAAAATGGTGTAACCATTAAGCGTTTTTTCCGCAAGTATAGTATTTATGAATACGTAAACTCCGGATTCCATCCCGGCGGTATTAATCAACGTGTAATTCGTTATGCAGATGTATTGCTGATGTTAGCTGAATGTGAAGCAGAAGTAGGAACACCTGCACAGGCAGCAATTTATATCAACGAAGTACGTAGCCGTCCGGGTGTTGCTATGCCACCTGTTTCACCGGCAACAAAAAACGATGCTTTGAAAGCAGTCATGCACGAAAGGGCAGTTGAATTAGGTGGCGAAGAAGTGGCCAATATAGATGTATTGCGTTGGAGGAAAAAAGGATACTTCCCTTCTTTAAAACCTGATCCTGTACCTGGGCAAGTAGATATGTTCCCGATTCCGGCAATTGAAACTTCAACTAATCCAATGATAAAATAA
- a CDS encoding FecR family protein: protein MNADKMTIEELLSDESFINYCKRSAPADIAFWENYIRENPDKALLIADAEEQYVQLFNALAQADLEEQATRLENSLALRESTPVVEMVKFKKGWRGKVLPLVLKITAAAIIVAGLFVTINYFIGGRDNSKTYAAVYGERKNIQLPDGSVVTLNAGSNIKINENYGIATRDVYLEGEAFFEVKHDITRPFIVHTPAMDVKALGTAFNVKAYLNEKNTEASLISGLVEVTLKENNNVKMLLYPNQKIEWQNGNANTLNNNLTTASKDTYVTDSLPKKLVVTSTGDIKEIAWKENKLMFDDEEFHNIAILLERWYGAKINFKDTTICHYRFTGTYEKEDLNTVLDYLKESKHFNYTIEPGQTLTINLSK, encoded by the coding sequence ATGAACGCTGATAAAATGACCATTGAAGAACTACTTTCCGACGAATCTTTTATTAACTATTGCAAAAGGTCTGCTCCTGCTGATATTGCGTTTTGGGAAAATTATATACGAGAAAACCCCGACAAGGCTTTATTGATTGCGGATGCCGAAGAACAATATGTTCAGCTATTTAATGCTTTGGCGCAGGCCGACCTCGAGGAACAGGCTACCCGTTTAGAAAACAGCCTTGCATTGAGAGAGAGTACGCCGGTTGTTGAGATGGTGAAATTTAAAAAAGGCTGGAGAGGAAAGGTTTTGCCTCTAGTGCTAAAAATTACAGCTGCGGCTATCATTGTGGCAGGTCTGTTTGTTACGATCAACTATTTTATTGGAGGCAGAGATAATAGTAAAACCTATGCGGCGGTATATGGCGAAAGAAAGAATATTCAATTACCCGATGGCTCTGTTGTTACGTTAAATGCCGGAAGCAATATCAAGATCAATGAAAATTATGGTATAGCTACAAGGGATGTTTATTTAGAAGGAGAAGCTTTTTTTGAAGTGAAGCATGATATCACCCGACCATTTATTGTGCACACCCCCGCAATGGATGTAAAAGCATTGGGTACTGCTTTTAATGTAAAGGCATATCTGAATGAAAAAAACACTGAAGCATCTCTGATAAGTGGATTGGTGGAAGTAACACTTAAAGAAAATAATAATGTTAAGATGTTGCTTTATCCCAACCAAAAAATAGAATGGCAAAATGGGAATGCCAACACGCTAAATAACAATTTAACCACGGCAAGCAAGGACACTTATGTTACAGATAGCCTTCCGAAAAAATTGGTGGTCACAAGTACCGGTGATATTAAGGAAATAGCCTGGAAAGAAAACAAATTGATGTTTGATGATGAAGAATTTCACAACATCGCCATTTTATTGGAAAGGTGGTACGGTGCAAAAATTAATTTTAAGGATACCACCATTTGCCACTATCGGTTTACAGGAACATACGAAAAGGAGGATCTGAATACGGTTCTTGATTATTTAAAGGAATCTAAACATTTTAATTATACAATTGAACCAGGCCAAACATTAACCATAAACCTGTCAAAATAA
- a CDS encoding SusC/RagA family TonB-linked outer membrane protein: MKLTAIFLFVCSLMVHAGGFSQDVKVTLSLNGVKMTTFFKAIEKETNYRFTFSNDIIPPGKIVTVKAKETPLSQVMDAVLQQTRLKYRFDETSGVFIISEKKDQFEGNQVVRTITGTVAGEGSEPLAGVTVQVKGTDKATTTDNKGSFSIEVEDNAKVLVLSFIGMVTQEVNIEGKSSVRVVMSLSNKALNEVVVIGYGTQKRALVTGAVSTVNSKTLNELPALTISQALQGRVAGLQVTNNGSPGTEPIVRIRGISSISFASDPLYVVDGFPTGNLAAIDVKDIESVDVLKDASAAAIYGSRATSGVIIINTKKGRRDGKMSVTLDSYFGTQEVTKRLSLLNTEQFKQYALAYRGSQVPRLTEPQINQPTHAGAAQTYGQTNTDWQDAYFKKGAMNQHNVGLSGGNDISRFHASAGYTDQQGTTPTVAYRRYNFRINSDHIISKVFTFGENLYVASGTQDYDNNETGSRSNLVNVIRMMPHIPVYDPTSNGGYRGVDATKDGGDPTNPVEDAALKNRGKRSTVKIFGTAFLEANITSWLKFKSTFGIDYATGLDYRFAPIFNDNGAVAGSSATQATITNNRNVSTVKLFTEQLTFDKTFGNHHLNVIAVYEQQDQQTKQENASGNQPSNDLRTLNNATNISAQTLVGENTLLSYLGRLNYDYQSKYILSVAVRRDGLSVWAPGKKWATFPSASVGWRVDQEDFMRNIPKISELKVRVGYGITGLNGLVLGNTPWLVSVLANSSSYPFGNSITGGPGSNIPGLGNQDLEWEKTKQINIGLDLGLFKNKITFSAEYYKRNTDNLILGVPIPPSFGFINNTVLQNVGAMKNNGFEFQLGYNKREGSFKWYASTNMSFVTNQVTKLAEGVTKIERGNDADFGGDNITNTAPGYSVQGFYGWVVEGIFQNAAEVSSHAKQTAATAPGDLKFKDLNKDGIIDNNDRQFLGSFIPKVTYAFNLGGNYKNFDASLFFQGVQGNKIYNATRVITEGMVRFFNAGTQVLNAWTPTNTKTNIPRAISSDPNRNARPSTRFLEDGSFLRLKNIMVGYTVPVKVLETHTKGTVKSLRIYVSAQNILTFTKYTGFDPEVGNRTPGSSLTNGIDFAVYPQPKSFQAGIQASF, from the coding sequence ATGAAACTGACTGCGATTTTTCTGTTTGTATGTAGCCTCATGGTACATGCAGGAGGCTTTTCCCAGGATGTGAAAGTAACCCTTTCGCTGAACGGGGTAAAAATGACCACGTTTTTTAAAGCCATTGAAAAAGAAACCAATTACAGGTTTACGTTTTCTAATGACATTATTCCGCCAGGAAAGATTGTAACTGTAAAAGCAAAAGAAACGCCATTGTCACAGGTAATGGATGCTGTGCTGCAACAAACCAGACTTAAATACCGGTTTGATGAAACTTCAGGTGTTTTTATTATTTCAGAGAAAAAAGATCAATTTGAAGGTAACCAGGTTGTGCGTACAATCACGGGTACCGTAGCAGGTGAAGGATCAGAACCCCTTGCCGGTGTAACGGTGCAGGTAAAGGGAACTGACAAAGCAACTACTACGGATAATAAAGGTTCGTTCTCGATAGAAGTAGAGGACAATGCCAAAGTGCTGGTATTGTCGTTTATTGGTATGGTTACCCAGGAAGTAAATATAGAAGGCAAATCTTCTGTAAGAGTAGTGATGTCTTTATCAAATAAAGCATTAAATGAAGTGGTGGTGATCGGTTATGGAACGCAGAAAAGGGCATTGGTAACAGGTGCTGTTTCAACTGTAAACAGTAAAACGTTGAATGAGCTGCCCGCACTAACTATTTCGCAGGCCTTGCAGGGTCGTGTTGCTGGTTTGCAGGTAACAAATAACGGAAGCCCGGGTACCGAGCCAATTGTGCGGATCAGAGGTATCAGCTCTATTAGTTTTGCTTCCGATCCGTTGTATGTTGTAGATGGATTTCCCACAGGAAATCTTGCTGCGATTGATGTAAAAGATATTGAATCGGTAGATGTATTGAAAGATGCATCAGCTGCTGCTATTTATGGCTCAAGAGCTACCAGCGGTGTGATAATCATCAATACAAAAAAAGGAAGAAGAGACGGTAAAATGAGTGTTACTCTTGATTCTTATTTTGGCACACAGGAAGTAACAAAACGTCTTTCACTTCTGAACACAGAACAGTTTAAGCAATATGCACTTGCTTACAGAGGCAGCCAGGTGCCGAGACTTACAGAACCTCAAATAAATCAACCCACACATGCGGGAGCAGCACAAACGTATGGCCAAACTAATACAGACTGGCAGGATGCCTATTTTAAGAAAGGCGCAATGAACCAGCATAATGTAGGCTTAAGTGGCGGTAATGATATATCAAGATTTCATGCTTCTGCGGGTTACACCGACCAGCAAGGTACCACTCCAACTGTGGCATATCGCCGTTATAATTTCCGCATTAACTCAGATCATATTATCAGCAAGGTTTTTACGTTCGGTGAAAACCTCTATGTTGCTTCCGGTACACAGGATTATGATAATAATGAAACCGGCTCAAGATCCAATTTGGTAAACGTAATAAGAATGATGCCGCACATACCTGTTTACGATCCAACTTCTAATGGAGGATACAGAGGTGTAGATGCTACTAAAGATGGTGGTGATCCTACTAACCCTGTAGAAGATGCAGCATTAAAGAACCGTGGGAAAAGATCAACAGTAAAGATTTTTGGTACTGCTTTTCTCGAGGCTAATATAACCAGCTGGTTGAAATTTAAATCAACATTTGGTATTGATTATGCAACAGGTTTAGATTACCGTTTCGCTCCAATTTTTAATGATAATGGTGCGGTAGCCGGTTCAAGTGCCACGCAGGCAACAATTACCAATAACCGTAATGTTTCAACTGTAAAATTATTTACAGAGCAACTTACATTCGACAAAACTTTTGGCAACCATCATCTCAATGTAATTGCTGTGTATGAACAACAGGATCAGCAAACAAAGCAGGAAAATGCCAGTGGTAATCAGCCATCAAACGACCTGCGCACGTTAAATAATGCAACGAATATTTCTGCACAAACGCTGGTTGGAGAAAATACATTGTTATCCTACCTGGGACGTTTGAATTATGATTATCAGAGCAAGTACATCTTAAGTGTAGCTGTGAGACGTGATGGACTTTCAGTTTGGGCGCCGGGTAAAAAATGGGCAACATTCCCATCTGCCTCTGTTGGCTGGAGAGTTGACCAGGAAGATTTTATGAGAAACATTCCCAAAATTTCAGAATTGAAAGTAAGAGTGGGATATGGAATTACTGGTCTTAATGGCTTGGTATTAGGAAACACGCCTTGGTTAGTTAGCGTACTTGCAAATAGCTCATCTTATCCTTTCGGTAATTCAATTACAGGTGGACCTGGTTCTAATATTCCAGGATTGGGTAATCAGGATCTGGAATGGGAAAAAACAAAACAGATAAACATTGGTCTTGATCTTGGATTATTTAAAAATAAGATCACTTTCTCAGCTGAGTATTATAAAAGAAATACTGATAACCTGATTTTGGGAGTGCCGATTCCGCCATCGTTTGGATTCATCAACAACACGGTATTGCAAAATGTTGGTGCCATGAAAAATAACGGGTTTGAATTTCAATTGGGTTATAATAAAAGAGAAGGTTCGTTTAAATGGTATGCAAGTACCAACATGAGTTTTGTAACCAACCAGGTAACTAAGTTGGCTGAAGGTGTTACAAAAATTGAGCGGGGCAACGACGCAGATTTTGGTGGTGATAATATTACCAATACTGCTCCGGGATATTCTGTTCAGGGTTTTTATGGTTGGGTAGTAGAAGGTATCTTTCAAAACGCTGCAGAAGTTAGCAGCCATGCCAAACAAACTGCCGCTACAGCTCCCGGTGATCTTAAGTTTAAGGATCTAAACAAAGATGGAATAATTGACAACAATGACCGCCAGTTTCTAGGCAGCTTTATTCCTAAAGTTACTTACGCATTTAATCTTGGAGGCAACTACAAAAATTTTGATGCATCACTTTTCTTCCAGGGAGTACAGGGTAATAAGATTTACAATGCCACAAGGGTTATTACAGAAGGTATGGTTCGTTTCTTCAATGCAGGCACACAAGTATTGAATGCATGGACACCAACCAACACAAAAACAAATATCCCCCGTGCTATTTCATCTGATCCTAACAGGAATGCCCGTCCATCTACCAGATTCCTTGAAGATGGTTCGTTTTTACGCCTGAAAAATATTATGGTAGGATATACTGTGCCTGTGAAGGTTTTAGAAACACATACAAAAGGAACAGTAAAGAGCTTGCGTATTTATGTATCGGCACAAAATATTCTGACGTTTACAAAATACACGGGATTCGATCCGGAAGTGGGTAACAGAACTCCTGGTTCATCATTAACCAATGGTATCGACTTTGCTGTGTACCCACAGCCTAAATCTTTCCAGGCAGGTATTCAGGCAAGTTTTTAA
- a CDS encoding VCBS repeat-containing protein produces MTKLLSDCIQFVFFTGIILLLSCNRQQKETLFTQLPATSSGIHFSNDIHDNDSSYSFINEFGYMGGGVGIGDFNNDGLRDIFFSGNQVSSRLYINKGNNKFDDITEKAGIGTNVWCTGVSIVDINHDGFDDIYVCVFGKDLVTRSKNLLFINQRNLSFKEEAEAYGLANMGNSTQAVFFDYDKDGDLDMYLANYLLSANNSNNILPRDKSGYSPANDKLYRNDGDSTNAGHPVYTDVSMAAGIKEDGYGLGVSVSDLNNDGWPDIYVANDFISNDELWLNNRNGTFTNCIDKSIQHQSYSSMGADAADINNDTLTDIITLDMLPEMNKRKKTSVSFMNYDRYESERAMGYEPEFMRNMLQLNNGHLKTGNTDIPFFSEIGRLSGVHATDWSWSVLMADFNNDGWKDMHVTNGIGRDFIDADFVEFSNNIFNNNLTKEEKQKAIRKKLASLENVNLPNYLFINNKDLTFSDESKNGGVDEPSMSNGAAYADLDNDGDLDLVVNNINKPAFVLLNNTNQQNKPSASHYLSLQLIGDSLNKNGFGAKVFIYNNGNLQLQEQNPVRGYFSSVDQQLVFGLAQNDHADSLIVVWPDGKKQLLRNVKADTSLSLAWKNAAVELVAAVNSPYIFSDITGYNGLIYKHSDNIYNDYASQQLLPQKYSQLGPFITTGDINNDGTTDFFIGGAFNFSGKIFSQTAGQLFTSKNLTDSIKFEEDQDCILFDADRDGDNDLLVTYGGMQYEENSIYYKPRLFSNDGKGNFKLQPDAIPDSVRTIAGCLSANDFDNDGYVDLFIGGRVSKNYPTAPKSFLLHNNKGIFTDVTAKVCPALQTPGMITAAVWTDFNNDHQPDLIIAGDWMPLQFFKNDRGRFIDVTAATGLTQMNGMWRSLNATDIDNDGDIDLVAGNLGLNCEYKVSLQEPMQLFATDLDGNGSTDPFLFYYIKDGDGIKRSYPAISRGRFAERVPAIKKQFLLNEDFAHASYQDIFKGKSPEKILQLLCDETRTCYFENTGNGKFIKHVLPVEAQFSPVNSIICDDLDNDGFKDLLLAGNEYQAEVMTGRYDASYGCFLRGASNKSFTSVPPATSGFILKGDVKDMSLIRLSNGEKIVLAAVNNDSMRVFKIAIAINKSK; encoded by the coding sequence ATGACCAAGCTTTTATCTGATTGTATACAGTTTGTTTTTTTTACCGGCATCATTTTATTACTGTCGTGTAATCGTCAGCAAAAAGAGACGTTGTTTACGCAATTGCCGGCAACATCATCTGGTATACATTTTAGTAATGATATCCACGATAACGATTCTTCGTACTCGTTCATCAACGAGTTTGGTTATATGGGTGGAGGTGTTGGCATTGGCGATTTTAATAATGACGGACTGAGGGATATTTTTTTTAGCGGAAACCAGGTAAGCAGCCGGTTGTATATAAACAAAGGCAATAATAAATTTGATGACATCACAGAGAAAGCAGGAATAGGTACAAATGTCTGGTGTACCGGCGTAAGCATTGTTGATATTAACCACGATGGCTTTGATGATATATATGTTTGCGTATTTGGTAAGGATCTGGTGACCCGTTCAAAAAATCTTTTATTCATCAACCAACGCAACCTTAGTTTTAAAGAAGAAGCAGAAGCATACGGATTGGCCAACATGGGTAATTCCACCCAGGCGGTGTTTTTTGATTACGATAAAGACGGTGATCTGGATATGTACCTGGCCAATTATTTATTATCAGCCAATAATTCCAACAACATTTTGCCACGTGACAAAAGCGGCTATTCACCTGCTAATGATAAACTCTACCGTAATGATGGCGACAGCACAAATGCGGGGCATCCTGTTTATACAGACGTGTCAATGGCGGCCGGAATTAAAGAAGATGGTTATGGGCTAGGCGTTTCCGTTAGTGATTTAAATAACGATGGCTGGCCTGATATTTATGTTGCAAATGATTTTATATCCAATGATGAACTATGGCTGAATAACCGCAATGGTACCTTTACAAATTGTATTGACAAATCTATTCAGCACCAGTCTTACTCAAGCATGGGTGCTGACGCAGCAGATATTAATAATGACACCTTAACGGATATCATTACGCTTGATATGCTGCCGGAAATGAATAAACGAAAAAAGACTTCGGTGTCTTTTATGAATTACGATCGGTATGAATCAGAAAGAGCGATGGGTTACGAGCCGGAATTTATGCGCAACATGCTGCAGTTGAATAATGGTCATTTAAAAACAGGAAATACCGATATCCCTTTTTTTAGTGAGATAGGACGATTGAGCGGCGTACATGCCACTGATTGGAGTTGGAGTGTATTGATGGCTGATTTTAATAATGATGGCTGGAAAGATATGCATGTCACCAATGGCATCGGTAGGGATTTTATTGATGCCGATTTCGTGGAGTTCAGTAATAATATTTTCAATAACAACTTAACAAAGGAAGAAAAGCAAAAAGCGATCAGAAAAAAACTGGCTTCTTTAGAAAATGTTAACCTGCCCAATTATTTATTCATCAATAATAAAGACCTTACATTTTCAGATGAATCAAAAAATGGAGGCGTTGACGAGCCCTCTATGTCTAATGGTGCGGCATATGCCGATTTGGATAATGATGGTGATCTTGATCTTGTTGTAAATAATATTAATAAACCGGCATTTGTTTTACTCAACAATACCAATCAACAAAACAAACCATCCGCCTCTCATTATTTAAGTCTGCAACTGATTGGTGACAGTCTGAATAAAAATGGATTTGGCGCAAAAGTATTTATCTACAATAACGGCAACTTACAGCTGCAGGAACAAAACCCGGTCCGTGGTTATTTCTCATCGGTAGATCAACAGCTTGTTTTTGGTTTAGCACAGAATGATCATGCAGATTCATTGATTGTTGTGTGGCCCGATGGCAAGAAACAGCTGTTAAGAAATGTAAAGGCTGATACCAGCTTGTCACTTGCATGGAAAAACGCAGCTGTTGAGCTGGTTGCTGCAGTTAATTCTCCTTATATTTTTTCAGATATAACAGGGTACAATGGTTTGATATATAAACACAGCGATAACATTTATAACGATTACGCCAGTCAACAATTATTGCCGCAGAAATATTCTCAATTGGGCCCGTTTATAACTACCGGCGATATCAATAATGACGGTACAACAGATTTTTTTATTGGCGGTGCATTTAATTTTTCAGGAAAAATCTTTTCACAAACAGCCGGACAACTATTTACTTCAAAAAATCTCACCGACAGCATTAAGTTTGAAGAAGACCAGGATTGCATTTTGTTTGATGCTGACAGAGATGGCGATAACGACTTATTGGTTACTTATGGCGGAATGCAGTATGAGGAAAATTCAATTTATTATAAACCACGTTTGTTTAGCAATGATGGCAAAGGAAATTTTAAACTGCAACCTGATGCTATACCTGATTCAGTCAGAACAATTGCAGGCTGTTTAAGCGCAAATGATTTTGATAACGATGGCTACGTCGATTTATTTATTGGAGGCAGAGTATCAAAAAATTACCCCACAGCTCCAAAAAGTTTTTTGTTGCATAATAACAAAGGCATTTTCACTGATGTTACTGCAAAAGTTTGCCCGGCATTGCAAACACCGGGAATGATTACTGCAGCAGTGTGGACAGATTTTAATAATGATCATCAACCAGATCTTATCATTGCCGGAGATTGGATGCCGTTACAATTTTTTAAAAATGATCGTGGACGTTTTATTGACGTAACAGCAGCAACCGGGCTTACTCAAATGAATGGTATGTGGCGTAGTTTGAATGCAACTGATATTGATAATGATGGGGATATTGATCTTGTTGCCGGTAACCTTGGGTTGAATTGTGAATACAAGGTTAGTCTGCAGGAGCCCATGCAATTATTCGCAACTGATCTCGATGGCAACGGCAGTACCGATCCTTTTTTATTTTATTATATAAAGGACGGAGATGGTATTAAACGTTCTTATCCCGCCATTAGCAGAGGCCGTTTTGCTGAACGGGTACCTGCTATAAAAAAGCAATTTCTATTAAATGAGGATTTTGCACACGCCAGCTACCAGGATATTTTTAAAGGAAAATCACCCGAAAAAATTTTGCAGTTGCTTTGTGATGAAACAAGAACCTGTTATTTTGAAAATACAGGCAATGGCAAATTCATCAAACATGTATTGCCGGTAGAAGCACAATTTTCCCCTGTTAATTCTATTATCTGCGACGACCTGGATAACGATGGCTTTAAAGATCTGTTGCTGGCAGGTAATGAATACCAGGCGGAGGTAATGACGGGAAGATATGATGCATCATACGGTTGTTTTCTTCGAGGTGCCAGCAATAAATCGTTTACATCAGTCCCACCGGCAACCAGCGGTTTTATATTGAAAGGTGATGTGAAAGACATGTCGCTTATTCGCTTATCAAACGGGGAAAAAATAGTACTCGCTGCCGTTAATAATGATTCCATGAGAGTGTTTAAAATAGCTATTGCAATCAATAAGTCAAAATAG
- a CDS encoding RNA polymerase sigma factor, with amino-acid sequence MFLALYKKYYHTLLFIGLKEMKDAHLVKDIIQQLFLYLWEKRETIQDARDVKSYLITSFLRKLTADWKKNKQSGLLEVVWSSYPEDPQPNPEEKLIRKDEQSHLFQLLMDRINELPNRQKELIILKFYDGLSYPEIVQRTGLSHRTVYNKIHEGLKKLKLDIVKSRHPQSAALMSVLTVLASAATFAMCQKY; translated from the coding sequence ATGTTTTTAGCCTTATATAAAAAATACTATCATACACTTTTATTCATTGGGTTGAAGGAAATGAAGGATGCCCATTTGGTGAAAGACATTATCCAGCAATTATTTTTATACCTTTGGGAAAAGAGGGAAACAATACAGGATGCAAGAGATGTAAAATCCTATCTCATCACTTCATTTTTAAGAAAGCTTACTGCAGACTGGAAAAAAAACAAACAGTCAGGTTTATTAGAAGTGGTATGGAGCAGCTACCCCGAAGATCCGCAACCTAATCCGGAAGAAAAATTAATACGTAAAGATGAACAAAGCCATTTGTTTCAACTGTTGATGGATCGTATCAATGAACTGCCGAACCGTCAAAAAGAACTGATTATACTAAAGTTCTACGACGGGTTAAGCTACCCGGAAATTGTACAAAGAACCGGCTTATCTCATCGCACGGTTTATAATAAAATTCATGAGGGATTAAAGAAGCTCAAATTAGATATAGTGAAGAGCCGTCATCCACAAAGTGCTGCACTCATGTCCGTGCTCACTGTTTTGGCCTCTGCTGCCACTTTTGCCATGTGCCAAAAGTATTAA